From a region of the Bermanella marisrubri genome:
- the ccmE gene encoding cytochrome c maturation protein CcmE: MHPQRKQRLFIILFMLAGISLAVGLMLVALQENINLFYTPQQIADGEAPKDRTIRAGGMVVEGSVKRAEDDLTVEFKATDGVAEVTIQYTGILPDLFRENQGIVALGKLNESNVFIASEVLAKHDENYMPPEVADALEKAHSKGQDDLESARY, from the coding sequence ATGCATCCACAACGTAAGCAACGTCTTTTCATTATTCTTTTCATGTTGGCAGGCATTAGTCTTGCTGTTGGCTTAATGCTGGTGGCTCTGCAAGAGAACATCAATCTGTTTTATACACCACAACAAATTGCAGATGGCGAAGCGCCCAAAGATCGCACCATCCGTGCTGGTGGTATGGTCGTAGAGGGAAGTGTTAAGCGTGCCGAAGACGACTTAACGGTGGAGTTTAAAGCCACCGATGGCGTTGCCGAAGTAACGATTCAATACACAGGTATTCTGCCTGATCTGTTCCGCGAAAATCAGGGAATTGTTGCGCTAGGTAAGCTCAACGAGAGTAATGTCTTCATTGCCAGCGAAGTACTGGCCAAGCACGATGAAAACTACATGCCGCCTGAAGTAGCGGACGCCTTAGAAAAAGCCCATAGCAAAGGGCAAGATGATCTAGAAAGCGCTCGCTATTAA
- a CDS encoding EscU/YscU/HrcU family type III secretion system export apparatus switch protein yields the protein MNQQQAVALFYDGDTTPIVSQNQLGEAAQFLIDAALEAGIPIYENPALIEQLAHLSEGDEIPVELYRLIAEILAFAFYIQGKAPKGYDENQSD from the coding sequence ATGAATCAACAACAAGCTGTCGCCCTATTTTATGATGGCGATACCACACCGATAGTAAGTCAAAACCAATTGGGCGAAGCCGCGCAATTTCTTATTGATGCTGCGCTGGAAGCTGGTATTCCCATCTATGAAAATCCGGCACTGATTGAGCAGCTTGCTCATTTAAGCGAAGGGGATGAAATACCGGTAGAGCTCTACCGGCTTATTGCGGAAATCCTTGCCTTTGCATTTTATATCCAAGGCAAGGCTCCAAAAGGATATGACGAAAATCAGTCAGACTGA
- the ccmA gene encoding cytochrome c biogenesis heme-transporting ATPase CcmA — translation MSTEFSSELPLLQANQLNCERDDRTLFADLSFELRCGELVRITGPNGSGKSTLIRILVGLSAGFEGDVLFKGQPMHRARAGFYDGLLYLGHQVGVKASLTPQENLSSIEPSASQHAIFDALQKVGLKGFEDVPSQSLSAGQQRRVALARLYLQSKPIWILDEPFTAIDQSGVEQLEQLLIDHSSKGGLVILTTHHQLSVPHKEITLGAM, via the coding sequence ATGTCTACTGAGTTTAGTTCAGAATTACCTTTGCTTCAGGCAAATCAACTGAACTGTGAACGAGATGACCGAACATTATTCGCAGATTTAAGCTTTGAGCTTAGGTGTGGCGAACTTGTGCGCATTACTGGGCCCAATGGCAGTGGTAAGAGCACGCTTATTCGTATTTTGGTGGGATTAAGCGCTGGCTTTGAAGGTGACGTTTTATTCAAAGGTCAGCCAATGCATCGTGCCCGAGCCGGTTTTTACGATGGGCTGTTGTATTTAGGGCACCAAGTCGGGGTGAAAGCCAGTTTGACGCCACAAGAGAATCTTTCATCGATTGAACCATCTGCCTCACAACATGCGATTTTCGATGCTCTGCAGAAGGTGGGTTTAAAGGGGTTTGAAGATGTCCCTAGCCAAAGTTTGTCGGCCGGGCAGCAGCGACGGGTGGCATTGGCGCGCCTATATCTGCAAAGTAAGCCCATCTGGATTCTCGATGAGCCGTTTACGGCCATTGACCAATCTGGTGTCGAGCAATTAGAGCAACTACTGATTGATCATAGTAGCAAGGGTGGTCTGGTTATTCTGACGACACACCATCAGTTATCTGTGCCCCACAAAGAAATAACCTTGGGGGCTATGTGA
- the ccmB gene encoding heme exporter protein CcmB codes for MSLYALLKRDLLIAFRNRGELFNPLMFFLMVASLFPLAVTPDPQFLGEIAPGIIWVGALLATLLSMDLMFKGDYEDGAIEQLLVSPSPTMLFVLVKVLVHFVVAGLPLTLMAPLLGLMLSLPESGFAPLMLSLLIGTPILSLLGAIGAALTVGLKKGGMLMPLLILPLYIPVLIFAASSVQAGVQGDPYIGHLAFLGAYLAMSLVVAPVAAAFALRISVSR; via the coding sequence GTGAGTTTATACGCATTATTAAAGCGGGATTTACTGATTGCATTTCGCAATCGCGGCGAACTTTTTAATCCATTAATGTTCTTTTTAATGGTGGCTAGTTTATTCCCATTGGCCGTGACCCCCGATCCTCAATTTTTAGGCGAAATTGCGCCTGGCATTATTTGGGTGGGCGCTTTGTTGGCGACGCTATTAAGCATGGATCTCATGTTTAAAGGAGATTATGAAGACGGGGCGATAGAGCAGCTATTGGTCAGCCCATCGCCAACCATGTTGTTTGTTTTGGTCAAAGTCTTGGTGCACTTTGTCGTAGCCGGTTTACCTCTGACTCTGATGGCGCCCTTGCTAGGGCTAATGCTATCGTTGCCTGAATCCGGTTTTGCACCACTGATGTTGAGTTTATTAATTGGTACACCGATTTTGAGTTTACTTGGCGCTATTGGTGCGGCGCTTACCGTGGGATTAAAGAAGGGGGGGATGTTAATGCCCTTATTGATTTTACCCCTTTATATACCGGTATTGATATTTGCCGCCAGCAGTGTACAGGCTGGTGTCCAAGGTGATCCTTACATTGGTCATCTCGCCTTTTTGGGGGCGTATTTGGCGATGAGTTTAGTCGTGGCACCCGTTGCCGCCGCCTTTGCATTAAGAATTTCAGTATCGCGCTGA
- the ccmD gene encoding heme exporter protein CcmD: MFFDSLNSFIEMGGHGPYVWLCYGIFAVIMITNFLTPSLTRKNVIKDIERQIRREQK; this comes from the coding sequence ATGTTTTTTGACAGTCTTAACAGCTTCATAGAGATGGGTGGTCATGGGCCTTATGTTTGGCTTTGCTACGGTATTTTCGCAGTCATCATGATTACCAATTTTTTAACCCCATCTTTAACGCGGAAAAACGTGATTAAAGATATTGAGCGTCAAATTCGCCGGGAGCAGAAGTAA
- a CDS encoding heme ABC transporter permease, producing MWQAIKRLYHKLGSPKWFYQISELWSPWFFWVGAILMSVGLVWGLAFAPADYLQGNSFRIIYIHVPSALLSQSAYIMMAVAGLVGLVWKMKMSFIVGKAIAPIGAGMAVLALLTGAIWGKPTWGTWWVWDARLTSMLILLFLYFGVIAIYNAIENEDMANKAAAVLSIVGTINIPIIKYSVEWWNTLHQPATITLTKKPTMAPEMFIPLAMTIIAFYCWFAVWVFARTRNEILWRERRTKWVRQTLGLSE from the coding sequence ATGTGGCAAGCAATAAAACGTCTTTACCACAAGTTGGGGTCGCCCAAGTGGTTCTATCAAATTAGCGAGCTTTGGAGCCCTTGGTTCTTTTGGGTGGGTGCAATCTTAATGTCAGTGGGCCTCGTTTGGGGTCTTGCTTTTGCACCTGCGGATTATCTTCAGGGCAATAGTTTTCGCATTATTTATATCCATGTGCCGTCGGCGTTGCTCAGTCAAAGTGCCTATATCATGATGGCGGTGGCCGGGCTTGTGGGTCTTGTCTGGAAAATGAAAATGTCTTTCATTGTCGGTAAAGCCATTGCGCCCATTGGTGCGGGTATGGCAGTTCTGGCATTACTGACCGGTGCGATCTGGGGCAAACCTACTTGGGGCACATGGTGGGTATGGGATGCTCGTTTGACCTCCATGCTTATTTTGTTGTTTTTGTATTTTGGTGTAATTGCCATTTATAACGCCATTGAAAACGAAGACATGGCCAACAAGGCAGCGGCGGTTCTATCCATTGTCGGCACCATCAACATTCCGATCATTAAATATTCGGTAGAGTGGTGGAATACCCTACATCAGCCCGCCACGATTACCTTGACGAAAAAACCCACAATGGCGCCGGAGATGTTTATTCCTCTGGCTATGACGATTATTGCGTTTTATTGCTGGTTTGCGGTTTGGGTGTTTGCTCGTACTCGTAACGAAATCTTGTGGCGTGAGCGCCGAACCAAATGGGTTCGGCAAACGCTCGGTTTATCAGAATAG
- a CDS encoding urate hydroxylase PuuD — protein sequence MEAYFFDWLNLFFRWFHVVAGIAWIGASFYFIWLDLSLREPPQWKKDKGIKGDLWSIHGGGIYEIAKYQLEPEAMPKKLHWFKWEAYTTWLTGFALLSVMYYWGAEQYLIDPSKMDLTQWQAIAISLGFLVGGFIFYELLIKSPLQHSAKLFAVVLFLGLTLAAYALGEIFSDRAAYLHVGALIGTIMAGNVFFGIMPAQRELVRAIEAGEKPDPKPAAFAKLRSTHNNYFTLPVLFIMISNHYPMTYAHEHAWLVLALISFNAAFVRHYFNLKHQDNHQPWILVAGAVMLFSIIGFMLPKPIETHSDVISDARAVQISEQRCAACHAQEPSHPAFASAPAGLYLETLDELVAQKPMILQTVKTGYMPLANMTKMTDEERAQLVQWASQSD from the coding sequence ATGGAAGCCTATTTTTTCGACTGGCTCAATTTGTTTTTTCGTTGGTTCCATGTGGTAGCGGGCATCGCTTGGATTGGTGCGAGTTTCTATTTTATTTGGCTAGACTTGAGCTTACGCGAGCCTCCGCAATGGAAAAAAGACAAGGGTATAAAAGGGGACCTTTGGTCCATACACGGTGGTGGGATTTATGAGATTGCCAAATATCAGTTAGAACCAGAAGCCATGCCCAAAAAATTGCATTGGTTTAAATGGGAAGCCTATACCACTTGGCTTACGGGTTTTGCCTTGCTCTCTGTCATGTATTATTGGGGGGCGGAGCAATACCTGATTGATCCAAGTAAGATGGATCTAACACAATGGCAAGCTATTGCTATTAGTTTGGGTTTTCTTGTAGGTGGATTTATCTTTTACGAGTTACTTATTAAAAGCCCTTTACAGCATTCAGCAAAACTATTTGCCGTTGTTTTATTTTTAGGTTTAACCTTAGCGGCATATGCTTTGGGGGAAATATTCAGTGATCGTGCTGCTTATTTACATGTGGGTGCATTGATTGGCACGATCATGGCGGGTAATGTTTTCTTTGGCATCATGCCGGCCCAGCGAGAGCTAGTAAGAGCTATAGAAGCAGGGGAAAAACCTGATCCCAAACCAGCGGCTTTTGCAAAATTACGTTCCACTCATAACAATTACTTTACGCTGCCTGTACTGTTCATCATGATCAGTAATCACTATCCCATGACGTATGCTCATGAGCATGCTTGGCTCGTTTTGGCTTTGATCAGTTTCAATGCAGCATTTGTGCGACACTATTTCAATCTTAAACATCAAGATAATCATCAGCCATGGATTTTGGTAGCCGGTGCCGTCATGTTGTTTTCCATTATTGGTTTTATGTTACCAAAGCCCATTGAAACCCATTCCGATGTCATCAGTGATGCAAGAGCGGTACAAATTAGTGAGCAGCGCTGTGCCGCATGTCATGCACAAGAACCGAGCCATCCTGCCTTTGCATCGGCGCCAGCGGGTTTGTATTTGGAAACTTTGGATGAACTTGTGGCGCAAAAGCCGATGATTTTACAAACCGTTAAGACGGGTTATATGCCGTTGGCGAACATGACCAAGATGACGGATGAGGAACGGGCGCAATTGGTTCAATGGGCCAGTCAGTCTGACTGA